Proteins encoded within one genomic window of Gadus macrocephalus chromosome 18, ASM3116895v1:
- the LOC132447096 gene encoding uncharacterized protein LOC132447096 → MALVDSNYRFLYVDVGCNGRVSDGGVFRGCSLQQSLEQKTANIPDPAPLSGTELLSPYTIVADEAFPLKEYILKPYSSHGLTKEQRIFNYRLSRARRVVENAFGILANRWRVFTTKIHLQPETVDKIVLACTVLHNVLRDQCGDGYTQLPSERDGPGEHGPTLAQAALPRSTNTTLQAKRNRDILCNYMCSDAGAVAWQWDKIESCVWV, encoded by the exons ATGGCCCTGGTGGACAGCAACTACCGCTTCCTTTATGTGGATGTGGGGTGCAACGGCAGGGTGTCTGATGGTGGGGTTTTCAGGGGCTGCTCACTCCAGCAGTCCCTTGAGCAGAAGACAGCCAACATCCCCGACCCTGCACCACTTTCTGGTACAGAGCTGCTCTCACCCTACACCATAGTGGCTGATGAGGCTTTCCCGCTCAAGGAGTATATCCTGAAGCCCTACTCTAGCCACGGCCTCACCAAGGAGCAGAGGATTTTCAATTACCG GCTTTCAAGAGCACGGAGGGTGGTGGAAAATGCCTTTGGCATACTAGCAAACCGCTGGCGTGTCTTCACCACAAAAATCCACCTGCAGCCAGAGACTGTGGACAAGATTGTCCTCGCCTGCACCGTGCTGCACAATGTCCTACGTGACCAGTGTGGTGATGGCTACACCCAGCTTCCCAGCGAGCGGGATGGCCCTGGTGAACATGGTCCAACCCTTGCCCAGGCTGCACTACCACGCAGCACAAACACCACTCTGCAGGCTAAGAGGAACAGAGACATCCTCTGCAATTACATGTGCTCAGACGCTGGTGCTGTAGCATGGCAGTGGGACAAAATTGaatcatgtgtgtgggtgtaa